The window AGTGCCCGATGCAATTCCCGCGAATCTGATTGCTCAGTTTCGACCGAAGGGTTTTGTCAAACGTGTTGGGCACGCGAAGTCACCCCATAAATGGAGTGCTTGACCAGCATAACAGGCAAGATAGGGGTATGGCATCTTCAGCGACCGTCGCACTTCCACCCAGCACCTCTCCCCAAAAGGCTGGTTTGGTGCTCACGGCACTGATTCTGGGTGCTGGGGTGGCCAACATGAACTTGGCTGTAGCCAATGTGGGTCTCCCCGACATTGGCCGCGACCTAGGTGCCTCACAGGCTGGGCTCAACGTTGTCGCGGTTGGCTTCTCCCTCGGCCTCGCTGCAACCGTGCTGTATTTGGGCGCCTTGGGTGACCGTTACGGCCGCAAGCTGATGCTGCTGGCCGGTTTGATTATTGGTGTTCCGGCAGCGTTTATGTCGGCCCTCTCCCCCAGCGTTGAAATGCTGGCACTGTCTAGGTTGATTGGTGGTTTTGCTGCCGGTATGGCTTACCCCACCACCTTGGCGTTAATCACGGCGCTGTGGTCTGGCCCTGCTCGCACACGCGCGATTGCGCTCTGGTCAGCCATAGGTGCGGCGATGTCCGCCTCTTCCACGTTGTTGGCCGGAGCCGTTTTGATGATTCTGCCCTGGGGCTATTCCTTCTTGATTGCTGTGCCGTTCGCCGTTGTGGCGATCTTCCTGGTGTGGCGTTTGGTTCCTGCTCACGTCAATGAAACCAAAGATAAGGTGGACCACCTCGGCGGTGTGCTCTCGGGAATCTTCATTGGAACTCTGGTCCTGGGCATCAACTACATCGCACTCGACGGCCAGCTCGACATTGCCATCGGCATGCTGGGTGCGTCTGCAGTGACCGGTTTCTTGTTCTTCTGGCGCCAAAAGCACGCGAGTGAACCGCTGTTCGACCTGACGTATGCAGCACGGCCACCCTTTTGGGTGGCGGCTGTGTCTGGAATCATCGTGTTTGGCTCCTTGATGGGTGCCATGTTTGTGGGACAGCAGTTCCTGCAAAACGTTCTTGGTTACAACACCCTGCAGGCAGGCCTCGCCATCATTCCTTCAGCTCTCGCGATGGTGATCGTGGCACCGTT of the Aurantimicrobium photophilum genome contains:
- a CDS encoding MFS transporter codes for the protein MASSATVALPPSTSPQKAGLVLTALILGAGVANMNLAVANVGLPDIGRDLGASQAGLNVVAVGFSLGLAATVLYLGALGDRYGRKLMLLAGLIIGVPAAFMSALSPSVEMLALSRLIGGFAAGMAYPTTLALITALWSGPARTRAIALWSAIGAAMSASSTLLAGAVLMILPWGYSFLIAVPFAVVAIFLVWRLVPAHVNETKDKVDHLGGVLSGIFIGTLVLGINYIALDGQLDIAIGMLGASAVTGFLFFWRQKHASEPLFDLTYAARPPFWVAAVSGIIVFGSLMGAMFVGQQFLQNVLGYNTLQAGLAIIPSALAMVIVAPFSSRMIENYGSRITLLVGFVVCMAGFLVMLFGWNIHTPLALVIISYVLIGAGVGFAGTPASHALTDSVPVTKVGMASGTGDLQRDLGGSIMQSLLGAILGAGYAAAIAKSISAAPAATQAEITSSIGDTLKKSFGSAADLASKYPDYSQAIMDAAKQSFLDGANWAYASGIVVMLIGMIITFFFFPKKNRERELYAEYAQQSSTVH